From Streptomyces cyaneogriseus subsp. noncyanogenus, the proteins below share one genomic window:
- a CDS encoding TetR/AcrR family transcriptional regulator — MPRRHDPDRRQRIIDAALRVVAEKGIAGLSHRSVAAEADVPLGSTTYHFRTLDDLLVAALRQADEGFAAVIAAHPALADPRADLAGELARVLGEWLGGDRTGVELEYELYLAALRRPALRPVAAAWAEGVAERLARRTDPVTARALVALMDGICLQVLLTGAPYDEAYAREALARVVSAGR; from the coding sequence ATGCCCCGCCGCCACGACCCCGACCGGCGGCAGCGGATCATCGACGCAGCGCTCCGGGTGGTGGCGGAGAAGGGCATCGCCGGGCTCAGCCACCGCTCCGTGGCGGCCGAGGCCGATGTGCCGCTCGGCTCCACCACCTACCACTTCAGGACCCTCGACGATCTGCTGGTCGCCGCGCTGCGCCAGGCGGACGAGGGATTCGCCGCGGTGATCGCCGCGCACCCCGCCCTGGCGGACCCCCGGGCCGACCTGGCCGGGGAACTGGCCCGCGTCCTCGGCGAGTGGCTGGGCGGCGACCGTACCGGCGTCGAGCTGGAGTACGAGCTCTACCTCGCCGCCCTGCGGCGTCCCGCGCTGCGCCCGGTCGCCGCCGCATGGGCCGAGGGCGTCGCCGAGCGGCTGGCCCGCCGTACGGATCCGGTCACCGCGCGGGCCCTGGTCGCGCTGATGGACGGCATCTGCCTCCAGGTGCTGCTGACCGGCGCGCCCTACGACGAGGCGTACGCGCGCGAGGCCCTGGCCCGGGTCGTTTCCGCAGGCCGGTGA
- a CDS encoding DMT family transporter produces the protein MGYLLLAGAIAAEVAGTTAMKYSEGFSRLWPSLLTLLGYVISFGLLAQTLKTLSVGTAYAIWSGVGTAAIATIGIVFLGEGMTLAKAAGIALIIVGVVVLNLGGAH, from the coding sequence ATGGGATACCTGCTGCTGGCCGGAGCCATCGCCGCCGAGGTCGCCGGGACCACCGCCATGAAGTACAGCGAGGGCTTCAGCAGGCTGTGGCCGTCGCTGCTGACGCTCCTCGGATACGTGATCTCCTTCGGGCTGCTCGCGCAGACGCTCAAGACCCTCTCCGTCGGCACGGCCTACGCCATCTGGTCCGGCGTGGGCACCGCCGCCATCGCCACCATCGGCATCGTCTTCCTCGGTGAGGGGATGACCCTCGCCAAGGCCGCCGGCATCGCGCTGATCATCGTCGGCGTGGTGGTGCTCAACCTGGGCGGCGCGCACTGA
- a CDS encoding metal-sulfur cluster assembly factor, with protein MSETVEMKPASEEELREALMDVVDPELGIDVVNLGLIYGIHIDQEANIATVDMTLTSAACPLTDVIEDQAKSATDGLVNELRINWVWMPPWGPDKITDDGREQLRALGFNV; from the coding sequence ATGAGCGAGACCGTGGAGATGAAGCCGGCCTCGGAGGAGGAGCTCCGCGAGGCCCTGATGGACGTCGTCGACCCCGAGCTGGGCATCGACGTCGTCAACCTGGGCCTGATCTACGGCATCCACATCGACCAGGAGGCGAACATCGCCACGGTCGACATGACCCTGACCTCGGCGGCCTGCCCGCTGACCGATGTCATCGAGGACCAGGCCAAGTCCGCCACGGACGGCCTCGTCAACGAGCTGCGCATCAACTGGGTCTGGATGCCGCCGTGGGGCCCCGACAAGATCACGGACGACGGACGCGAGCAACTGCGGGCGCTCGGGTTCAACGTCTGA
- the sufU gene encoding Fe-S cluster assembly sulfur transfer protein SufU — translation MKLDSMYQDVILDHYKNPHGRGLRDGDAEVHHVNPTCGDEITLRVKYDGTTIADVSYEGQGCSISQASASVLNELLVGKDLADAQKIQETFLELMQSKGKMEPDDAMEDILEDAVAFAGVSKYPARVKCALLSWMAWKDATAQALDGADAERKTA, via the coding sequence GTGAAGCTGGATTCCATGTACCAGGACGTCATCCTGGACCACTACAAGAACCCCCACGGGCGTGGTCTGCGGGACGGCGACGCCGAGGTGCACCACGTGAACCCCACGTGCGGCGACGAGATCACGCTGCGCGTGAAATACGACGGCACGACCATCGCCGACGTCAGCTACGAGGGCCAGGGCTGTTCCATCAGCCAGGCGTCGGCCTCCGTACTGAACGAACTCCTCGTCGGCAAGGACCTGGCCGACGCGCAGAAGATCCAGGAGACCTTCCTGGAGCTGATGCAGTCCAAGGGCAAGATGGAGCCCGACGACGCCATGGAGGACATCCTGGAGGACGCGGTCGCGTTCGCCGGGGTCTCCAAGTACCCGGCCCGGGTCAAGTGCGCCCTGTTGAGCTGGATGGCCTGGAAGGACGCGACGGCCCAGGCGCTGGACGGCGCCGACGCCGAAAGGAAGACGGCATGA
- a CDS encoding cysteine desulfurase, translated as MTQLPGLLDTEAIRKDFPILDRVLHDGKKLVYLDNAATSQTPRQVIDVLDEYYEQHNANVHRGVHVLAEEATALYEGARDKVAEFINAPSRDEVIFTKNASESLNLVANMLGWADEPYRVDHETEIVITEMEHHSNIVPWQLLAQRTGAKLKWFGLTDDGRLDLSNIDEVITEKTKVVSFVLVSNILGTLNPVEAIIRRAQEVGALVCVDASQAAPHMPLDVQALQADFVAFTGHKMCGPTGIGVLWGRQELLEDLPPFLGGGEMIETVSMHSSTYAPAPHKFEAGTPPIAQAVGLGAAIDYLNSIGMDKILAHEHALTEYAVKRLAEVPGLRIIGPTTAEDRGAAISFTLGDIHPHDVGQVLDEQGIAVRVGHHCARPVCLRYGIPATTRASFYLYSTPAEIDALVDGLEHVRNFFG; from the coding sequence GTGACACAGCTGCCGGGCCTCCTCGACACCGAGGCGATCCGCAAGGACTTCCCGATCCTGGACCGTGTGCTCCACGACGGGAAGAAGCTCGTCTACCTCGACAACGCCGCGACCTCGCAGACCCCGCGCCAGGTCATCGACGTCCTCGACGAGTACTACGAGCAGCACAACGCCAACGTCCACCGTGGCGTGCACGTCCTCGCCGAGGAGGCCACGGCGCTGTACGAGGGCGCGCGTGACAAGGTCGCGGAGTTCATCAACGCCCCGTCGCGCGACGAGGTGATCTTCACCAAGAACGCCTCGGAGTCCCTCAACCTCGTGGCCAACATGCTCGGCTGGGCCGACGAGCCCTACCGGGTCGACCACGAGACCGAGATCGTCATCACGGAGATGGAGCACCACTCCAACATCGTGCCGTGGCAGCTGCTCGCGCAGCGCACGGGTGCGAAGCTGAAGTGGTTCGGCCTGACCGACGACGGCCGCCTGGACCTGTCCAACATCGACGAGGTCATCACCGAGAAGACCAAGGTCGTCTCGTTCGTGCTGGTCTCCAACATCCTGGGCACGCTCAACCCGGTCGAGGCGATCATCCGCCGCGCCCAGGAGGTCGGCGCCCTGGTCTGCGTCGACGCCTCCCAGGCCGCCCCGCACATGCCGCTGGACGTACAGGCCCTCCAGGCCGACTTCGTCGCCTTCACCGGCCACAAGATGTGCGGCCCGACCGGCATCGGCGTGCTCTGGGGCCGCCAGGAGCTGCTGGAGGACCTGCCTCCGTTCCTCGGCGGCGGCGAGATGATCGAGACGGTGTCGATGCACTCGTCGACGTACGCTCCCGCCCCGCACAAGTTCGAGGCGGGCACCCCGCCGATCGCGCAGGCGGTCGGTCTGGGCGCGGCGATCGACTACCTCAACTCGATCGGCATGGACAAGATCCTCGCCCACGAGCACGCGCTCACCGAGTACGCGGTCAAGCGGCTGGCGGAGGTCCCCGGCCTGCGCATCATCGGCCCGACCACGGCCGAGGACCGGGGCGCCGCGATCTCCTTCACGCTCGGCGACATCCACCCGCACGACGTGGGCCAGGTCCTCGACGAGCAGGGCATCGCGGTCCGCGTCGGCCACCACTGCGCGCGCCCCGTCTGCCTGCGCTACGGAATTCCTGCGACCACGCGAGCGTCGTTCTATCTGTACTCCACGCCGGCCGAGATCGACGCTCTGGTCGACGGACTGGAGCACGTACGGAACTTCTTCGGCTGA
- the sufC gene encoding Fe-S cluster assembly ATPase SufC, with protein sequence MATLEIRDLHVTVEADNATKEILKGVDLTVKQGETHAIMGPNGSGKSTLAYSLAGHPKYTITGGTVTLDGEDVIEMSVDERARAGLFLAMQYPVEVPGVSVSNFLRTSATAIRGEAPKLRTWVKEVKEAMERLNMDPAFAERNVNEGFSGGEKKRHEILQLELLKPKVAILDETDSGLDVDALRVVSEGVNRVRETGEVGTLLITHYTRILRYIKPDHVHVFANGRIVESGGPELADKLENEGYEAYVKGGASA encoded by the coding sequence ATGGCAACGCTTGAAATCCGAGACCTGCACGTCACCGTCGAGGCCGACAACGCCACGAAGGAGATCCTCAAGGGCGTCGACCTCACCGTGAAGCAGGGCGAGACGCACGCCATCATGGGCCCCAACGGCTCGGGCAAGTCGACCCTCGCCTACTCGCTCGCGGGTCACCCCAAGTACACGATCACCGGCGGCACCGTCACCCTCGACGGCGAGGACGTCATCGAGATGTCCGTCGACGAGCGCGCCCGCGCCGGCCTGTTCCTGGCGATGCAGTACCCGGTCGAGGTCCCCGGCGTCTCCGTCTCCAACTTCCTGCGCACCTCCGCCACCGCCATCCGCGGCGAGGCCCCCAAGCTGCGCACCTGGGTGAAGGAGGTCAAGGAGGCCATGGAGCGCCTCAACATGGACCCCGCCTTCGCCGAGCGCAACGTCAACGAGGGCTTCTCCGGCGGTGAGAAGAAGCGCCACGAGATCCTCCAGCTCGAACTGCTCAAGCCGAAGGTCGCCATCCTCGACGAGACCGACTCCGGCCTGGACGTCGACGCGCTGCGCGTGGTGTCCGAGGGCGTCAACCGCGTGCGCGAGACCGGTGAGGTCGGCACCCTGCTGATCACCCACTACACGCGCATCCTGCGGTACATCAAGCCCGACCACGTCCACGTGTTCGCGAACGGCCGCATCGTCGAGTCCGGCGGTCCCGAGCTCGCCGACAAGCTGGAGAACGAGGGCTACGAGGCGTACGTGAAGGGTGGCGCATCCGCGTGA
- a CDS encoding non-heme iron oxygenase ferredoxin subunit translates to MTFVRACGLSELEEDTPKRVELDGTPVSLVQTGGEVFAIHDICSHANVSLSEGEVDDCHIECWLHGSRFDLRSGKPDSLPATRPVPVYPVKIEGDDVLVSLTQES, encoded by the coding sequence ATGACCTTCGTACGCGCCTGTGGGCTGAGCGAGCTGGAGGAGGACACCCCGAAGCGGGTGGAACTCGACGGCACGCCCGTGTCCCTCGTGCAGACCGGGGGGGAGGTGTTCGCGATCCACGACATCTGCTCGCACGCGAACGTCTCGCTCTCGGAGGGCGAGGTCGACGACTGCCACATCGAGTGCTGGCTGCACGGCTCGCGCTTCGACCTGCGGTCCGGCAAGCCCGACAGTCTTCCGGCGACGCGCCCCGTCCCCGTATACCCCGTAAAGATCGAAGGGGACGACGTGCTCGTCTCCCTCACCCAGGAGTCCTGA
- the sufD gene encoding Fe-S cluster assembly protein SufD, with the protein MAEAQNIPVGSTTAGAIAVAAEADSTVATRMSAPPSFDVADFPVPHGREEEWRFTPLERLRGLHDGTAVATGDGVKVAVDAPEGVTVETVGRDDARLGKAGTPVDRVAAQAYSAFERASVVTVPKETVLTEPIRIAVHGEGGVAYGHQVIELGAFAEAVVVIDHTGDAVLAANVEYILGDGAKLTVVSVQDWDDKAVHAGQHNALVGRDASLKSIIVTFGGDLVRLHPRVNYAGPGGEVEMFGLYFTEKGQHQEHRLFVDHNVPHCKSNVVYKGALQGENAHAVWIGDVLIEAAAEGTDTYEMNRNLVLTDGARVDSVPNLEIETGEIVGAGHASATGRFDDEQLFYLMARGIPEHEARRLVVRGFFAELVQQIGVPDIEERLIAKIEQELEASVA; encoded by the coding sequence ATGGCTGAGGCTCAGAACATCCCGGTGGGCTCCACCACCGCCGGTGCCATCGCGGTCGCCGCCGAGGCGGACTCGACCGTCGCCACGCGCATGAGCGCGCCCCCGTCCTTCGACGTGGCGGACTTCCCGGTCCCCCACGGCCGCGAGGAGGAGTGGCGGTTCACTCCGCTGGAGCGCCTGCGTGGCCTGCACGACGGCACCGCCGTCGCCACCGGTGACGGCGTGAAGGTCGCCGTCGACGCCCCCGAGGGCGTCACCGTCGAGACCGTCGGCCGCGACGACGCCCGGCTCGGCAAGGCCGGCACCCCGGTGGACCGCGTCGCCGCCCAGGCGTACTCCGCCTTCGAGCGGGCCTCGGTCGTGACCGTGCCGAAGGAGACCGTCCTCACCGAGCCGATCCGCATCGCCGTGCACGGCGAGGGCGGGGTCGCCTACGGCCACCAGGTCATCGAGCTCGGTGCCTTCGCCGAGGCCGTGGTGGTCATCGACCACACCGGTGACGCGGTGCTCGCCGCCAACGTCGAGTACATCCTCGGCGACGGCGCCAAGCTGACCGTCGTCTCGGTCCAGGACTGGGACGACAAGGCGGTCCACGCCGGCCAGCACAACGCGCTCGTCGGCCGGGACGCCTCGCTCAAGTCGATCATCGTCACCTTCGGCGGCGACCTGGTCCGGCTGCACCCGCGCGTGAACTACGCCGGTCCCGGTGGCGAGGTCGAGATGTTCGGCCTGTACTTCACCGAGAAGGGCCAGCACCAGGAGCACCGGCTCTTCGTCGACCACAACGTCCCGCACTGCAAGTCGAACGTGGTCTACAAGGGCGCGCTCCAGGGCGAGAACGCGCACGCGGTGTGGATCGGCGACGTCCTGATCGAGGCCGCGGCCGAGGGCACGGACACCTACGAGATGAACCGCAACCTCGTCCTGACGGACGGCGCGCGCGTCGACTCGGTGCCCAACCTGGAGATCGAGACCGGCGAGATCGTCGGCGCCGGCCACGCCTCCGCCACCGGCCGCTTCGACGACGAGCAGCTGTTCTACCTGATGGCCCGCGGCATCCCGGAGCACGAGGCCCGCCGCCTGGTGGTCCGCGGCTTCTTCGCCGAGCTGGTCCAGCAGATCGGCGTCCCGGACATCGAAGAGCGCCTGATCGCCAAGATCGAGCAGGAGCTGGAGGCGTCGGTCGCATGA
- the sufB gene encoding Fe-S cluster assembly protein SufB codes for MTLPTETAHPELEGLGTYEYGWADRDEAGASARRGLDEDVVRDISAKKDEPEWMTKLRLKGLKLFEKKPMPNWGSDLSGIDFDNIKYFVRSTEKQAESWEDLPEDIKNTYDKLGIPEAEKKRLVAGVAAQYESEVVYHQIREDLEEQGVIFLDTDTALKQHPELFKEYFGTVIPAGDNKFAALNTAVWSGGSFIYVPPGVHVEIPLQAYFRINTENMGQFERTLIIVDEGAYVHYVEGCTAPIYKSDSLHSAVVEIIVKKNARCRYTTIQNWSNNVYNLVTKRAVAYEGATMEWIDGNIGSKVTMKYPAVYLMGEHAKGETLSIAFAGEGQHQDAGAKMVHMAPNTSSNIVSKSVARGGGRTSYRGLIEIGEGAPGSKSNVLCDALLVDTISRSDTYPYVDVREDDVSMGHEATVSKVSEDQLFYLMSRGLSEDEAMAMIVRGFVEPIAKELPMEYALELNRLIELQMEGAVG; via the coding sequence ATGACTCTCCCCACGGAGACTGCCCACCCTGAGCTGGAGGGCCTGGGCACGTACGAATACGGCTGGGCCGACCGGGACGAGGCCGGTGCGTCGGCGCGTCGCGGCCTGGACGAGGACGTCGTCCGGGACATCTCCGCGAAGAAGGACGAGCCGGAGTGGATGACCAAGCTCCGCCTCAAGGGCCTGAAGCTCTTCGAGAAGAAGCCCATGCCGAACTGGGGCTCGGACCTGTCGGGGATCGACTTCGACAACATCAAGTACTTCGTGCGCTCCACGGAGAAGCAGGCGGAGTCCTGGGAGGACCTGCCCGAGGACATCAAGAACACGTACGACAAGCTGGGCATCCCCGAGGCCGAGAAGAAGCGCCTCGTGGCCGGTGTCGCGGCCCAGTACGAGTCCGAGGTCGTCTACCACCAGATCCGCGAGGACCTGGAGGAGCAGGGCGTCATCTTCCTGGACACCGACACGGCCCTGAAGCAGCACCCGGAGCTGTTCAAGGAGTACTTCGGCACCGTCATCCCGGCCGGTGACAACAAGTTCGCCGCGCTGAACACCGCGGTGTGGTCGGGCGGCTCGTTCATCTACGTCCCGCCGGGCGTGCACGTGGAGATCCCGCTCCAGGCCTACTTCCGTATCAACACGGAGAACATGGGCCAGTTCGAGCGGACCCTGATCATCGTCGACGAGGGTGCCTACGTGCACTACGTCGAGGGCTGCACGGCCCCGATCTACAAGTCGGACTCGCTGCACTCCGCGGTCGTCGAGATCATCGTCAAGAAGAACGCCCGCTGCCGCTACACGACCATCCAGAACTGGTCGAACAACGTCTACAACCTGGTCACCAAGCGCGCCGTGGCCTACGAGGGCGCGACCATGGAGTGGATCGACGGCAACATCGGCTCCAAGGTGACGATGAAGTACCCGGCCGTCTACCTGATGGGCGAGCACGCCAAGGGCGAGACGCTCTCCATCGCCTTCGCCGGCGAGGGCCAGCACCAGGACGCGGGCGCCAAGATGGTCCACATGGCGCCGAACACCTCGTCCAACATCGTCTCCAAGTCGGTGGCGCGCGGCGGTGGCCGTACCTCCTACCGCGGTCTGATCGAGATCGGCGAGGGAGCCCCGGGCTCGAAGTCCAACGTGCTCTGCGACGCGCTCCTGGTCGACACGATCTCCCGCTCCGACACGTACCCCTACGTGGACGTCCGCGAGGACGACGTGTCCATGGGCCACGAGGCGACCGTCTCCAAGGTCTCCGAGGACCAGCTCTTCTACCTGATGAGCCGCGGTCTGAGTGAGGACGAGGCCATGGCGATGATCGTGCGCGGCTTCGTCGAGCCGATCGCCAAGGAGCTGCCGATGGAGTACGCGCTGGAGCTCAACCGGCTGATCGAGCTGCAGATGGAGGGCGCGGTCGGCTGA
- a CDS encoding helix-turn-helix transcriptional regulator encodes MKNVGEARETPVGAPQEEFATGERSTRNRVARSILDHGPSTVAELAERLGLTQAAVRRHLDALVTDGVVEARDRPVYGTRTRGRPAKAFALTDCGRDAFDQSYDQLAVDALRWIAEREGGEQAVAAFARARIAAQAGAYRRAVAEAAPEERTEALAKALSADGYAATARSAPVGEQLCQHHCPVAHVAEQFPQLCEAETEFFAELLGTHVQRLATIAHGDGVCTTFIPKGAATAGAAKAAGAARPPKTPKTTHHASASTAGRNPA; translated from the coding sequence GTGAAAAACGTCGGCGAGGCTCGGGAGACCCCCGTGGGGGCCCCTCAGGAGGAGTTCGCGACCGGTGAGCGCTCGACGCGCAACCGGGTCGCGCGGTCCATCCTGGACCACGGCCCGTCGACCGTCGCCGAGCTCGCCGAGCGGCTGGGGCTCACCCAGGCGGCCGTGCGCCGGCATCTCGACGCGCTGGTCACCGACGGTGTCGTCGAGGCCCGCGACCGCCCGGTCTACGGCACGCGCACCCGCGGCCGGCCCGCCAAGGCGTTCGCGCTGACGGACTGCGGCCGGGACGCCTTCGACCAGTCCTACGACCAGCTCGCCGTGGACGCCCTGCGCTGGATCGCCGAGCGGGAGGGCGGGGAGCAGGCGGTCGCCGCCTTCGCCCGGGCCCGCATCGCCGCCCAGGCCGGCGCCTACCGCAGGGCCGTCGCCGAAGCGGCCCCGGAAGAGCGGACGGAAGCGCTGGCCAAGGCCCTCAGCGCGGACGGGTACGCTGCAACCGCGCGCAGCGCACCGGTCGGCGAACAGCTCTGCCAGCACCACTGCCCGGTCGCCCACGTCGCCGAACAGTTTCCGCAGCTGTGCGAGGCCGAGACGGAATTTTTCGCCGAGCTGCTCGGTACACATGTGCAGCGGCTGGCGACCATCGCCCACGGCGACGGCGTCTGCACCACCTTCATCCCGAAGGGCGCGGCGACGGCCGGGGCCGCCAAGGCCGCCGGAGCCGCCAGGCCTCCGAAGACCCCGAAGACCACTCATCACGCATCTGCAAGCACGGCCGGGAGGAACCCCGCATGA
- a CDS encoding ABC transporter ATP-binding protein has product MRSEPVVQVQALVKRYGTKTAVDGLDLVARAGVTAVLGPNGAGKTTTVETCEGYRKPDSGTVRVLGLDPVRQAGELRPRIGVMLQSGGVYSGARAEEMLRHVAKLHAHPLDVDALVERLGLGSCGRTAYRRLSGGQQQRLALAMAVVGRPELVFLDEPTAGLDPQARRATWDLVRDLRADGVSVILTTHFMDEAEQLADDVAIIDAGRVIAQGSPEELCRGGAENTLRFTGRPGLDLASLLKALPADAAVAELTPGSYRVVGKVDPQLLATVTSWCAQHGVMPDRISVERHTLEDVFLELTGKELRS; this is encoded by the coding sequence ATGCGAAGCGAGCCCGTCGTCCAGGTCCAGGCCCTGGTGAAGCGGTACGGCACGAAGACCGCGGTGGACGGCCTCGACCTGGTGGCCCGGGCGGGTGTCACCGCCGTACTCGGCCCCAACGGGGCGGGCAAGACGACCACGGTCGAGACCTGCGAGGGATACCGCAAGCCGGATTCCGGCACGGTCCGGGTCCTGGGCCTCGACCCCGTACGGCAGGCCGGCGAGCTGCGGCCCCGCATCGGCGTGATGCTCCAGTCCGGCGGCGTCTACTCCGGCGCCCGCGCCGAGGAGATGCTGCGCCATGTGGCGAAGCTGCACGCCCACCCGCTGGACGTGGACGCCCTCGTCGAGCGCCTGGGACTCGGGTCCTGCGGCCGGACCGCCTACCGCCGCCTGTCCGGCGGCCAGCAGCAGCGCCTGGCGCTGGCGATGGCCGTCGTCGGGCGTCCGGAGCTGGTCTTCCTGGACGAGCCGACGGCCGGTCTGGACCCCCAGGCCCGCCGCGCCACCTGGGACCTGGTGCGGGACCTGCGCGCCGACGGCGTCTCCGTGATCCTCACCACCCACTTCATGGACGAGGCCGAGCAGCTCGCCGACGACGTCGCCATCATCGACGCCGGCCGGGTCATCGCCCAGGGCTCCCCGGAGGAGCTGTGCCGCGGCGGCGCCGAGAACACGCTCCGCTTCACCGGCCGCCCGGGGCTCGATCTGGCGTCCCTCCTCAAGGCGCTCCCCGCCGACGCGGCGGTGGCCGAGCTGACCCCGGGCTCCTACCGGGTCGTCGGCAAGGTCGACCCGCAGCTGCTCGCCACGGTGACGTCCTGGTGCGCCCAGCACGGGGTGATGCCGGACCGCATCTCGGTGGAGCGGCACACCCTGGAAGACGTGTTTCTGGAGCTCACCGGCAAGGAGCTGCGTTCGTGA
- a CDS encoding ABC transporter permease: MIAAQAALETRMLLRNGEQLLLTVVIPTLLLVLFSSVDVVDTGEGEAVDFLAPGVLALAVMSTAFTGQAIATGFERRYGVLKRLAASPLPRWGLMTAKTVSVLVTEVLQVALLTVIAFALGWSPHGNPLVVLLLLLLGTAAFSGLGLLMAGTLKAEATLAAANLVFLLLLVGGGVIVPLDRFPDAARDVLGLLPISALSDGLRDVLRHGAGMPWGDLGILAVWSVVGLAAAGKLFRWE; this comes from the coding sequence ATGATCGCGGCCCAGGCCGCGCTGGAGACGAGGATGCTGCTGCGCAACGGCGAGCAGCTCCTGCTGACCGTGGTCATCCCCACCCTGCTGCTCGTCCTGTTCAGCTCGGTCGACGTCGTGGACACCGGCGAGGGCGAGGCCGTCGACTTCCTCGCCCCCGGCGTCCTGGCGCTCGCCGTGATGTCGACGGCGTTCACCGGGCAGGCCATCGCGACCGGTTTCGAGCGCCGGTACGGGGTCCTGAAGCGGCTGGCCGCCTCGCCCCTGCCGCGCTGGGGCCTGATGACCGCGAAGACGGTGTCCGTGCTGGTCACCGAGGTGCTCCAGGTGGCGCTGCTCACGGTGATCGCCTTCGCGCTGGGCTGGTCGCCGCACGGCAACCCCCTCGTCGTCCTCCTGCTCCTGCTCCTGGGCACGGCGGCCTTCTCGGGCCTCGGGCTGCTCATGGCGGGCACCCTCAAGGCCGAGGCGACGCTGGCCGCCGCCAATCTGGTCTTCCTGCTGCTGCTCGTGGGCGGCGGGGTGATCGTCCCCCTCGACAGGTTCCCGGACGCGGCGCGGGACGTGCTCGGCCTGCTGCCCATCTCCGCGCTCTCCGACGGACTGCGGGACGTGCTCCGGCACGGGGCCGGGATGCCGTGGGGCGACCTGGGGATCCTCGCCGTCTGGTCGGTCGTGGGGCTGGCGGCGGCCGGGAAGCTCTTCCGCTGGGAGTAG
- a CDS encoding COX15/CtaA family protein produces the protein MEPVPNVTRADAAAAVRNPLAFIAARWTPAPRTVQRAALSALVMSVIIVVTGGAVRLTGSGLGCPTWPKCTDDSLTATSEMGFHGAIEFGNRMLTYVLCAAVGWAIIAARSQKPYRRGLTRLGWAQFWIVMSNAVLGGIVVLVGLNPYTVAAHFVATSALIAVATVMWQRTREGDAAPRPLVGRSVRQLVWVLVAASVVLILVGTVVTGAGPHAGDSSEVPRMPVDWETVTKLHAVLAWIVVTLTFALWFVLKAVDAPRAPLGRTRELFLVLLAQGVIGYVQYFTDLPEVLVGLHMFGSAVTWIAVLRVLLSLRERPETTAGAPAPAQAYEATSVSMAGPR, from the coding sequence ATGGAGCCCGTGCCAAACGTGACCCGTGCCGACGCCGCAGCCGCCGTGCGCAATCCGCTCGCCTTCATCGCCGCCCGCTGGACCCCCGCCCCCCGGACGGTCCAGCGGGCGGCCCTGTCCGCGCTCGTCATGTCGGTGATCATCGTGGTCACCGGCGGCGCCGTGCGGCTGACCGGTTCGGGCCTGGGCTGCCCGACCTGGCCCAAGTGCACCGACGACTCGCTCACCGCCACCAGCGAGATGGGCTTCCACGGCGCCATCGAGTTCGGCAACCGCATGCTGACGTACGTGCTGTGCGCGGCGGTCGGCTGGGCGATCATCGCCGCGCGGTCGCAGAAGCCGTACCGGCGCGGCCTGACCCGGCTGGGCTGGGCGCAGTTCTGGATCGTGATGAGCAACGCGGTCCTCGGCGGCATCGTCGTGCTCGTCGGCCTCAACCCGTACACCGTCGCGGCCCACTTCGTGGCGACCTCGGCGCTCATCGCCGTCGCGACGGTGATGTGGCAGCGCACCCGGGAGGGGGACGCGGCACCGCGCCCGCTCGTCGGCCGGTCGGTACGGCAGCTGGTGTGGGTGCTGGTCGCCGCCTCGGTGGTGCTCATCCTGGTCGGCACGGTGGTGACCGGAGCGGGCCCGCACGCGGGCGACTCCAGCGAGGTCCCGCGGATGCCGGTCGACTGGGAGACGGTCACCAAGCTGCACGCCGTGCTGGCGTGGATCGTGGTGACCCTGACCTTCGCGCTGTGGTTCGTGCTGAAGGCGGTCGACGCGCCGCGGGCCCCGCTGGGCCGCACCCGCGAGCTGTTCCTGGTGCTGCTCGCCCAGGGCGTCATCGGCTACGTCCAGTACTTCACCGATCTGCCGGAGGTGCTGGTCGGCCTGCACATGTTCGGCTCGGCGGTGACCTGGATCGCGGTGCTGCGGGTGCTGCTGTCGCTGCGTGAGCGGCCGGAGACGACGGCCGGTGCCCCGGCCCCGGCTCAGGCGTACGAGGCCACCAGCGTGTCGATGGCGGGCCCCAGGTAG